Proteins from a single region of Anastrepha ludens isolate Willacy chromosome 5, idAnaLude1.1, whole genome shotgun sequence:
- the LOC128864672 gene encoding uncharacterized protein LOC128864672: MCEAYNAYFGMPVGDQDKSWAPHFACENCKRTLEGWYRGEKRAMKFAVPRVWREPTDHSSNCFFCMVDPSKRRTGKKASPIMYPDIPSSMAPVPHSSGLPVPTPPEKEQVSSCESPDSKSEEDNEGEGFNLLADNRNPYYPNQKDMNDLIRDLGLTKSNAELLTSRLMQWNLLDPSVKVSCQRKRHSLFSNFFISEDGLCFCHDVTGLIEKIGIDLDPKEWRLFIDSSCIVSKPCCSTMATSIRLFLWRIQYLSKRTTTMSRNC; this comes from the exons atgtGCGAAGCTTACAATGCTTATTTCGGCATGCCTGTGGGTGATCAAGACAAATCCTGGGCACCTCATTTCGCCTGTGAAAACTGCAAAAGGACTTTGGAAG gatGGTACAGAGGGGAAAAGAGAGCTATGAAGTTTGCTGTGCCAAGAGTTTGGAGAGAACCCACTGACCATTCAAGCAACTGCTTTTTCTGCATGGTGGACCCTTCCAAACGTCGGACTGGCAAAAAAGCAAGTCCAATCATGTATCCTGACATTCCTTCATCCATGGCTCCAGTTCCGCACAGCTCTGGCCTCCCCGTTCCTACTCCTCCAGAGAAAGAGCAGGTGTCTTCCTGTGAGAGCCCTGATTCCAAGAGTGAGGAAGACAATGAAGGTGAAGGATTTAATTTACTAGCTGATAACAGAAACCCATACTATCCCAACCAAAAGGACATGAATGATTTGATCAGAGATCTTGGTCTCACCAAGTCCAATGCTGAACTTTTGACGTCTAGACTGATGCAGTGGAATTTGCTGGATCCTAGTGTTAAAGTCTCATGTCAGAGGAAGCGTCACTCACTATTTTCCAACTTCTTCATCAGCGAAGATGGGCTCTGCTTCTGCCACGACGTGACCGGTCTGATCGAGAAAATCGGAATTGATTTAGACCCAAAAGAGTGGCGCCTCTTCATTGACAGCTCTTGCATAGTCTCAAAGCCGTGTTGCTCCACAATGGCAACAAGTATCCGTCTCTTCCTCTGGCGCATTCAGTATCTCTCAAAGAGAACTACAACAATGTCAAGAAATTGCTGA
- the LOC128863235 gene encoding uncharacterized protein LOC128863235: MSYKIHLLHQHLEKLAQQLPTESDEQGERHHQTALPFEIRYRGKKSPDAVLAEICWWYKNTFEEEEDEETEEEGEDTDENPEYLLDEIIDLSDDDDDDQDIRESSDVDPQPPAKRQLAKLLI; encoded by the exons atgtcatacaaaattcatctcttgcatcagcatcttgaaaaactcgctcaacagttgccaactgaatctgatgagcaaggcgaacgtcatcaccaaactgcgcttccatttgaaataag gtacagaggaaagaaatctccagatgcggtactcgctgaaatttgttggtggtataaaaacacctttgaagaagaggaagacgaggaaacagaggaagaaggggaagacacagatgaaaatccagaatatctgttggacgaaataatcgatctctctgatgatgatgacgatgaccaagacattagagagagcagtgatgttgatccacagccgcctgctaaacggcagctggccaaattattaatttaa